The Numenius arquata chromosome 17, bNumArq3.hap1.1, whole genome shotgun sequence genome segment CTGGCTGTGCCCGCTGGCACAGCGGGTGCCAGGGAGCACCGAAGTGGCCATGGTGAGCTTGCCACGGGGCCTGGAGTGGCCACGGCACGGCCCCCAGCCCATCGCCCGCCTCCCTCTCGGGGCTGAGCCCAGGAGTAGGTTTAATCGGGAGCGGCGTCGCTTCCAGCGGATTCCCCTAatctgctctgcccagcccctccgcccTCAATCTCCCGGGGTTTGGCAGGAGGAGCTTCAAACCCACCGTATCTGGCCCCTGGAGCAGCCCCGGGCTCGGGAGTCCCCAGGCCCCGTGTCACCGGTGGGGGGCACGTCCCCATCACGgtgctgtccctgtcccatctGCTTTGGTTCTGCCCTGCCACAGGCGGAGGTCCCCTGAAACCGGGATGCTCCTGGGAGTGTCCCCTGTCCAGATGGTGCCCCCCAAGGCAGGGCACCGTGTTGGGGTGAgtgtttccccccccacctctgaCTGGGGGTCCCCTCTCTGCCCGCAGCACGGCCGTCGGCATCGGCTTCTATGGGAACAGCGAGACCAACGATGGGGTCTACCAGCTGCTCTACGCCCTGGACCACGCCAACCACACCCTCACCGGCATCGACTCCCTGGTAGGGCTGCCGTCCCCCCACCTTGaccccctccatctcccccagGGTCACCTCGATCCCCCATCCCGAGTTTGGTTAAAGCActggggagggaggctggagggacCCAGGCATTCTGTGCTGCCGGTCGAGCCCCCAGGGCGGCCATGCCACGCCGAGCACGGGAGGGTGACGTCACCCCGCAGAATGGGGCCTTTGTGGCCAGAAAAGAGCTGTCCCGGAGGATGGATGTAGCTCGAGCACGTGGGCTTGGTGTGGGGCCGCTCTTCCGGAGGGTCGGCATCCCACAGATGGGGCAAATGGCTGCTAGCAGGGaagcccccagtgccaccccggtGGGGCTGACTGTCTCCATCGTCCCCAGGTGGCGGGCACCACCCTGCAGATGCAGGTGGGCTTGGAGCAGCACTTGGCACGGCTGAACGAGGTGCTGGCCACCCGGGGGGACTACCTGCAGACCCTCAAGTTCATGCAGCAGTTGGCCGGCAGCATCGTCCTCCAGCTCTCGGGGTTGCCCGTCTGGCGGGGGGCCAGCGCCGAGCTGACCGAGCTGGCCGGCCACGTCTCCTACGTGGAGTATTACCGGTGAGCGGGGCCGTGGGGCGGCGCTGGGCTGACGGTGGGGGCTTGTCGGGGGTGGGCGAGCGTTGACGGAGCCTTCCTCTGCGCCCAGGTGGTTGGCTTAtctcctcttcttcatcctcGTCCTCACCGTCTGCCTCCTGGCCTGCCTGGGGCTGGCCAAGCGCTCCCGCTGCCTCCTCACCACGTGAGTACCCCGTGACCGGACTCGGCGGTGCCAGACctactggggtgggggggtacaCACACATTTGAACCCCCATGGCAtgctcacccctctccctgcaggaTGCTGTGCTGCGGGCTGCTCACACTCATCCTCAGCTGGGCTTCCATGGCCGTGGAcacggcggcggcggtggtgagtggggctgggaagggtgggGTGGTACTGGCcatgctggggcagagctgggggctgcgGGTGCCCGTCtcatcctccccagcccccaccaTGTCCCTCTTGTCCCCACAGGGCACCAGCGACTTCTGCGTGGCTCCAGATAAGTTCATCATGAACCAGACGGACAGTGACATCAGTGCGGGTGAGGGCTGGCCCTGGGGCATGGCATGGAGATGAGGGACCCCAGTGCTCCCCCAAAACCtgtggggaggtttggggggaagCCAGAGCTCCCCGCTGCTGCAGTGCCCACTCTGTGCTCCTCTCCGTCCCCATGGGACGCTCACACCGGTGTCTCCCCTTTGCTTTGCAGAGGTGGTTCACTATTACCTGTACTGTGACCAGAGCCTGAGCAACCCCTTCCAGCAGGTATGGGGGAGCCGGCACCCCACTTTGCgctgcctggggtgggggagtGAGTGACCTGGGCAGCTCCTTCACCACTCCCCGCTCCCCCCCTTGCAGGCTCTCACCGTCTTCCAGCGCTCCCTCACCACCATGCAGATCCAGATCCAGGGCCTGATACAGTTTGCACTGCCTCTCTTCCCCACCGCCGAGgtatggggtggggggaactgggactctgggaccccccccactctgctccccatcccacccagtgctgccctgACCCCCGACTTCTCCTGTAGAAAGACCTGCTGGGTGTCCAGCAGCTCCTCAACTCCTCCGAGACCAGCCTGCACCAGCTCACGGCCATGCTGGACTGCCGGGGGCTGCACAAGGTG includes the following:
- the TTYH2 gene encoding protein tweety homolog 2; the encoded protein is MPPARADYLAPWWAAWLHGLPHRGLRLQPVPSAFRPRDPEYQQSLLFLGLVAAVCLGLNLLFLTVYLICLCCCKRDQEPETKRPHSCCVTWMAVTAGLICCTAVGIGFYGNSETNDGVYQLLYALDHANHTLTGIDSLVAGTTLQMQVGLEQHLARLNEVLATRGDYLQTLKFMQQLAGSIVLQLSGLPVWRGASAELTELAGHVSYVEYYRWLAYLLFFILVLTVCLLACLGLAKRSRCLLTTMLCCGLLTLILSWASMAVDTAAAVGTSDFCVAPDKFIMNQTDSDISAEVVHYYLYCDQSLSNPFQQALTVFQRSLTTMQIQIQGLIQFALPLFPTAEKDLLGVQQLLNSSETSLHQLTAMLDCRGLHKDYLDALIGICYDGVEGLLYLVLFSLLVAASFSTIICATPRAWKHFTGRDRDYDDMDEEDPFNPQARRIATHNPARGQLRSFCSYSSSLGSQSSLHPPAQTISNAPVSEYMNQAVLFGGNPRYENVPLIGRGSPPPTYSPSMRATYLSVTDEHVRPHGTEFPA